The Streptomyces sp. B3I8 nucleotide sequence CGCAGTGCCGGTTGCGGGTCGACACATGTCCACAATCGCCCGGCCCGCGCACGGAGCCGGCGACGAGAGCGAGCACGGGGGCGATGAAGACGACAGCGAGCGACGTGGAGTTCGACGTGGTGAATTTGTCCGGTTCAACCTCGACGGTGGCCGTGGACCTCGACGACTTGCCGGACACCGCGCTCGGTGAATCGTTGCGACGGGTGCTGCGGGATGTCGTGGACGGGACGCTGTCCGACATCGCCGGGTTCAGCTCGGCCATCTGACCCACCGCACGAGGGCACGACGGGAAGCTCTGGCGAGACCGGTCGGGTACCGGGGAGCAGGAGGTGGCGCGTGTCGGAGGTCCGGCCCTTCCGGGAATGGGTGGTCAAGGTCGCGCAGCCCTGCAACCTGGCCTGTGACTACTGCTACGTCTACGAACTGCGGGATTCGACCTGGCGCGACAAACCCCGGGTCATGGCGCCGGAGACGGCCGAACGCCTTGCCGGGAGAATAGCGGAACACGCGAGGGTCCACGCACTGGAAGTGGTCCGGATCGTCCTCCACGGTGGTGAACCGCTGCTCGCCGGCCGGGAGCGAATCGAACACTTGGTAACGGTCCTCCGGTCCGCGCTCCACGGCACCGCCGGTTGTGATATTTCCTTGCAGAGCAACGGAACACTCCTTGATCCACTCTGGTTGGAACTGTTCCGCCGGCACCAGGTGTCGGTGGGGGTCAGCCTCGACGGTGACCGTGGGACCAACGACCTGCATCGTCGTTCCAGGAACGGACGGAGTAGCTACACCGCCGTCCGAAGGGGGCTGGAACTGTTAAGGCAACCGGAGAGCCGTGCCCTCTACCGGGGCCTGTTGTGCACGGTGGATGTCACGACCGATCCGACGGCCGTCTACGAGGCGCTGCTCTCGCACGCGCCCCGGGCCGTCGACTTCCTTCTCCCGCACGCGACGTGGGAATACCCTCCGCCGCACCACGACCCCCGGCGCACGCCGTACGCGCGGTGGCTGCTGACCGTCTTCGACCGGTGGTACTCCGCTCCGCACCGGGAGACGCGGATCCGGCTGTTCGAGGACATCATGGATCTCTCGCTCGGCGGGCGCGCGCGCTCGGCGAGCGTGGGGCTGGGTGAGACCGACTTCATCGTCGTCGAGACCGACGGGACGATGGAGCTGCCCGATTCCCTGAAGGCGGCCTACGAGGGTGCCGCCGCCACCGGAATGAACGTCTTCGACCACGACTTCGACGCTCTGGCACGCCGACCGGACGTCGTCGAGGCGCGGGACGGAGGCCCGGAGGGGCTCGCCGAGGAATGCCGGCGCTGCCCCGTCGTGAGCATCTGCGGGGGAGGACTGCGCACCCACCGCTACGCGCCCGGCACGGGGTTCGCCAACCCCAGTGTCTACACCGCCGATCTGCGCGTGCTCACCACGCACATCCGGGACCGCGCCCTGGCGGACGCCGCCGCACTGCTG carries:
- the fxsA gene encoding FxSxx-COOH cyclophane-containing RiPP peptide, which codes for MKTTASDVEFDVVNLSGSTSTVAVDLDDLPDTALGESLRRVLRDVVDGTLSDIAGFSSAI
- a CDS encoding FxsB family cyclophane-forming radical SAM/SPASM peptide maturase — encoded protein: MSEVRPFREWVVKVAQPCNLACDYCYVYELRDSTWRDKPRVMAPETAERLAGRIAEHARVHALEVVRIVLHGGEPLLAGRERIEHLVTVLRSALHGTAGCDISLQSNGTLLDPLWLELFRRHQVSVGVSLDGDRGTNDLHRRSRNGRSSYTAVRRGLELLRQPESRALYRGLLCTVDVTTDPTAVYEALLSHAPRAVDFLLPHATWEYPPPHHDPRRTPYARWLLTVFDRWYSAPHRETRIRLFEDIMDLSLGGRARSASVGLGETDFIVVETDGTMELPDSLKAAYEGAAATGMNVFDHDFDALARRPDVVEARDGGPEGLAEECRRCPVVSICGGGLRTHRYAPGTGFANPSVYTADLRVLTTHIRDRALADAAALLGRAS